ACCGGTCCGGGGAAATCGGCCGGCCCATGTGGGCCGCAAAGGCCTCGAGGGCCAGGGGGTGGTAATCTTCATAATCGGTCAGATAGGCATCGTCCTGAAACAACACGCCGTCGATCTGCGCACCGGCGGCCATGTCCGCAAACATCATGGCGACTCGTTGGGCGACCTCCTGGCTGAATGGTGTCAGGCGCCGGTACCAGGATCCACTGGGTTTCGGCTGCCCGTTGCGGTGCTCGCGCACGCGGAACCGTGCATTGAAGGCCTCGTCTTCGAACACCAGGCTCAAAGTGGGCATCCAGGCGTAGACATCGATGCCGCGGATGCGTATCTGGTGCACGGCATGGCCGAAGATGTCGGCCCGGACCGGCAGCACCCGGTTTTGGAAATAGACGCTGCGAATATCGCCATCGCCCTGGGGATCGGCAAACGCCTGCAGAAAGACGGTATTGACCTTCATGGCGACGAGCCGGTCGATCACGCGTCCCAGGTTACGGTCGGTCGCCTCGGCCGATTGGGGATCGTATATCAGATCCAGGTCCACCTGCACGGCCCGCATGGGTGCAGGATCGGCGCCCAGCTGTTTCAATGAATAAATGAACAGGTCGATGGGTTCATTGATCACCATGACCCTGTTGAGCGTCCCGGAATTCGACAAATGGGCCCAGCCTGACTTTTTCTTGTCCAGCGAAAATCCCATCTGCATGCCGTTCTCGGCGGCCACCGCCGTGCTCACCGCAGTGAATGCACCGTAGGGCCAGACGATGGCGCGGGGATCCCGGCCGATGCGCCGTTGGAAGAGATCCTGCTGCCGCTTGAAATCGTCGTGCAATTTTTGACGGTGCCGGGCTTCGGTTTCATAGGTGCCGGACTGCGGATCGTAGGCCCGGACGCCGATCACGGCGCCCACGTTGCCCTGGAGGGTGTACTGAGCCGAACGATGCAGATCATAGGTATGGGAGGCTATCGTCACCAAAGGATCCGCAGCCACCCGGCGGATCTGTTCCCAGGTCATCAACGCCTCGGCCAGATCCTCGGGAGGGTCGTTTTCAATCCAGGTTCCCACCACGGCCAGCATGGAGGGAAAACCATACATGCGCAGTACAGGCACCACGAAGTCATGGAAAGAACGGTAGGCGTCATCGAAGGTGAGCAGCACGGCCTTGTCCGGCAGTCTCTGCTTCCCCTCCCTGGCTGCAAGCAGCGTCTCCAGGGATACCGGTTGCCAGCCGTGGGCATGCAGGTACTCCATCTGTTCGACGAAGCGCCGCTGGGGCAAGGTGTATGGGTCGCCGGAGCGGGCCTGGGGTTGAATGCTGTGATAGCAGAGGATCAGCACCTTTCCAGGGCCCGGATCTTCGGCCGCCGCACTGCCAGCCGCCGTTGCGGAAATCATGAAACACAAGGCCAACAGGCCCCAGATGGTTTTGATCAAAAACGCCATTGGTACTCCACATCCAGGCTGATGTCGTAGACCGCCTCGCCGTCATACACATTGCGGCCCCAGGCAATGCCCGCCTGAAGGACATGCCGGTCGGAAAAGGCATGGTGCTGTTCGTAACGCAGCGATCCCGCCCAATCACTGTCAAAACCCCGCTGCCGGCTGATGCCGGCCGACACATAGAGTCGATGCACGAAGGACTTGCGATAAAGGTCCCAAAGGGTCTGTTCGGTCATGTGGGTGACGGATCCTCCCCAGGCCTGTTCCGGATTGAAGTAGACGGTTTCGTCCCCTTTGCTGTTCCAGGTGGCGTACCCATCGAGAAAGATGCGCATGCGCCAGTCGCCGGACACCCAGAGGTTCTGCTGGCAGCCCATGAAAATCTCGTCACGCTCGTTGTCATCCGAAAAAAAACTTCGGGTATAGGCGATACCGGCCTGGCGCCACTCGCTCTGCCGCCAGGTGACGTCGGCGCCGACCAGCGAGGCTTCGATATCCGCGGCCCTTGCGCGCCGAGCCACATCCGTGGAAAACGAATCGCCGAACACCCCGAAAAGCCAGCGGTCCGTGGGGGTGTAGTCCACCCGCAGGGATGCGCCCGGCTCCCGGCCATCGTTGTAGTTGACCGATACGGACGGCCGCAAACGCCAGTCAGCGTCGACGATATGGTCGAGCCCCACGCCCACCCGCCTGAAGTAGGCCGAGGTGTCGTCTTCGCCGGAAGATCCATCGTACCAGGTGCCGCGCCATAGCAGGAATCCGAGCATGCGCGTTTTCAAACCGAGCGGACTGGAAATCTCCGTTCGAATTCGGGTGTCGTAAGAATCGTCATCCTCCCACTGACCATATGCCTCGGTCCGCCACTCTTCCATCTGATCGACGACCAGGGAACGCCAGGTATTCCGGGTGTGGGGGTTGTTCGGCCGCTTTGTCACCAGAGCGGCGGCCGTCTCGCGTGCCGCCTCTTTTTCGGCCAGGCGTTCGAGAGCCGCCACGCGCCCGGTTTTCGAAGGCTGATAGGACGGATCCAAAGTGTCGATGATGTTGAAGGTGGGCAACGCCCGGCGGGGCCATCCACGCCATAGATAAATGTGCGCCAGTCCGTTGCGCGCATCCATGTTGGCCGGGGCCTGGGCATGCAACGCCTCGAAGGCATCCTCGGATTCGGCCAACCGCCCCTGATAGGCGAGATACCAGGCCCTGATCAGGGCCAGCTCGAAATGGTCCGGATGGGGCCGTTCGACGCCATCGATGGTCAGCCTGGCCGGCGTATCGGCCTCCAGCGCCTTTAGCGCAGCATCTGCTTCCTCCCAGCGCCGCAGGGTCTGCAGGACATAAAAACGCCCCAGGCGCGCCTCTTTCAGATCCGGCTGTTCTCTCAAAATGCCATCGTAGATCTCCAAAGCCCGCAACGGCTGCTCCTCGGCCGCATAGGCGTCGGCCGCCGCCAGGCGCACCCAGGCGGGAGGAACATTGCCGTCGCCCGCTGCAAGCAGGCCTTCATAGGCCTCGGTCGCTTCCCTGTTGCGCTCGGCCCTGTTGAGGGCGACGATGTGATCATAGGCGAAAGGCGGATCTTCCCTCGAGGCCGACAGGTCATCCGCCGCACGGTCAAACTCTTCCCAGCGAATGCGATCCGCGGCGGCATCCAACTCAAGGCCCGATTGCATGTCGCTGTCTGACGGCAAGTCCCGCACGGCCTCCCGGGCCGCCAGGGAGGTGGCCCCCATGTCGGCCAGGGCGCGCAGCCTGAGCCGCCGGATCGTGGCGTTCGTCGGATCGTTCTCGCGCATGCGATCGTACACCTGCACCGCATCCCAGAAACGCCCCTGCTTTTCGAACAGATAGGCCTGGGCGTAATCCAGCTCCGGATCTCCGACGCGACGCGTGGTCAACCGATCGAGCTCACCCCGGGCCTGGTCGTATTTCGCTAGGGCGGCGAGACAAAACAGCCTGCCGATGCGGGCGCGATCGGATGCCGGATTGCGTCGGAGGATGGTATCGAAACCCTCTTCCGCCTGGCGATGGCGGCCGGCCTTGAAATGGGCCCATGCGTACCAGTAGAGCCTGTCGTCGGGCACTTGGGCGAGGTCCAGATCCGAAGTGGCCACCAATTCGTTCAACCGGTCGCTGGCCTGTTGGTATTGACCCGCCAGCACCAGGCAGAGGGCATGGAACTCTGCGGCGCGCGCGGGTGCATCCGGTTCGTCGGCCGCCCTGGCGAGGTGTTGCAGCAAATGGGTTTGACGTTCCTGGGAAAGGCCAGCGACCCAGTCATCACGCGACTTGGCGATCCGGTCGGCATGTTCCGGGTATGCGGAAATCAAGCGGTCGTGGATCTCAAAAAATTCAATATAGAGCTCTTGGAAGAACGCCAGCCGGGCCTCGAGCAGATCGACCCGAAACGGGTCGCCGCCGCTTCGATTCAGCGTGAGCAGCGCCTGGCGTACCGCGCCCAGATCACCCTGAGCGGCCAACGCTTGCCCCCATCCCTCGATGGCGATCTCGTCCGATGGGTCAAGGGCAACGACTTCGGCGTACAAGGAGGCGGCCGGCCCGTATCGCCCGAGGTCGAAATAGGCCTTGGCCATATTGCGCAACAGGTAGGGACGCCGTGGAAAAGAATCCGGCAGCGCTTCGAATTGACATACCGCATCGGCCGGCCGGCCAGACCATAGGGTGATCACCAGGAAATCCGATGCGAGGGTGGGATAGACAGCCGGCTGATCCCGATAAGGTGACAGCAATGCCAGTGCCTGTTCGAATTCGCCCCGGTCCACGAGGGAACTCACCTGACGTGCGACCGCGTCCAAGGAAAAGCCGGCGGGGGGCATCGTTTGGGAGGACGCCTGTGCCGCACCGGCCGGGCAGGGATTGAAAACAGGGATACAAAAAAGAAGAACGCCTAGTGCGATCCACCCGAATTGAAGGTTGGCAACAAAACGACTATCGAAGCAGCGGTTCATATCCAACACCAATGACGCGCACAGCAGGATCTCAAGTAACGTTCCAGTCCACACAGACCAACTCAACTGCAGGCACTGTCAAAACACGTGCCGGAAAATGAGAGCCGTTCTCAATAGCAAAAATATTACGTTATTTCAAAATGTTTTAAAAAATTTAATCAGTCGTCAAGCTATCATCATGCGATAATCGATCAATCCCTGGCCATGTACCTGGAAATCTTGATCCCTCAATTTGAGAATGAATATCCCCAATCCTCACCGTTCAACCCTGATCGGCGACTCTCCGATCCGGTCGGCAGCCCTATCATCCTGTTATCGGCAATCACGATTTGCAGCTTGAAACCAAAGGAAAGGGAAAGAAGGAAAATGAACGCTACAGAGCTGCGGCGTATCCCAGCTCGAAAGCGCTTCGGTTTACTTGCAGCTTGGTGCCTGAAAAGATCTCCTCGATGGGTTGCAGGTAGCGATTCTTGTCTAACGGCACCCAATTCAGGCCGGCAAATGCCCCCACCATCACCACATTTTGTGCCTGGGCGTTGCCCGCCTGTTTGGCCAGTTCGGTGGCCTGGACCACTTTCAATTCGGTGCAGATTCTTTCAATGGCGTCGGTGAGTCGGTCCATGGAAGGATAGGGGCTGTTGGCCTGCAAGGTTTCCAGGGGAAAAAAGGGACGTGTGTTCATCACGACGCGGGCGTCGGGATGGCCATGGCCTCGCAGAATTCGGTACACCTCCAGAGGTTCGAACCCCACGATGAGATGTGCCTCGTTAAGGGGGATCAGCGGCCCGTAGGCATGCCGGCGCGATAGACGGACGTGGCTCACCACCGATCCGCCCCGCTGGGTGGCGCCGTACGTTTCGCCGACGCTGACGAAATACCCCGCCTCGCAAAAAGTCCTGGAGAGCAAGTCCGAGGCCAGGATATTGCCCTGGCCCCCCACCCCGGAGATGATGATGTTCAACGGATCGAACGCAAGCGTCATGGCGACTTCACTCCTCTTCGACGATGATCGCGCCCTGGGGGCACAACGCCGTACACACGCCGCAACCGACGCACAGCACCTCGTCGATCCTGGCCCGACCGGTCGCCTCGTCCCAGGTATTGGCGGGGCAGGAGAAGACCCGGCTGCAAAGGCGTCCACAGCCACAGGCATCGCCCAGGCAGCGATCGGCATCCACGCGGACCCGCCTCTTCTTTTCCCCTTTACCGGCCTGCAGGGCGCAGGCCCGTTGCAGCAGCAGGACCTGCAGCCCGCCGACATCGAGCAACTTGAGTATGATGTCGGCGGTTTCGCGTACCTGGTAGGGATCAGCCACGGTGAGCGGAATGCCCAGGCTCGTGATCAGGTCGGTGATGGGCAGGGCGGAAGTCTTATCGCCCATGGCCCCCACGCCGCAGCCGGGGTGGGGCTGGTGGCCGGTCATGGCCGTCGTGCCGTTGTCCAGGATAATGCACAGGTAGTCGGCGCCGGTGGTCTTGGCGTTGATCAGGGCCGGGATGCCGGTGTGGAAAAAGGTGGAATCGCCGATCACCGCCACCACGGGCTGCCGAAAGCCCAACGACTTGAATTTACCGAACCCGCTGGCCAATCCCACGCCCGATCCCATGCAGTGCACGGTGCGGATCGTCTGGTAGCCGGTGGGCATCACGCCCAGGGCATAGCAGCCGATGTCGCCCAGGGCCAATCCCTCCCGACCATCCATGGCCAGGGCGGTCCTTATAGCCCAGTAGGAAGCGCGGTGAGGACAGCCGGCGCAGAAGCTGGGCAGCCGCATGGGCATGGGCAACTCGGGCAATTCCCGCCGCCGCTCATCCAAATCGTCGGGCACGGGGTTGAACGCGAGGCCAAGTGCCCTGGCCACCGCCTCGGCGGCGATATCCGGATCCATTTCACCCATGCCCCTGGCCTTTTCCACCCAGGGGACATCGCCCGACCCCTTGCCCAGAAAGCTCAAAGGGCCCAAGCTGTCCCAATGCCGGGCGGCCAGAATCATGGTCTGATCCTCGAGGAATGGCTCGATCTCCTCAAGGAAGAGAATGCGACGCGACCTTCGCAGCACTTCGAGCACCCGGGTTTCGGGCAAGGGCCAGATGGTGGCCGCGCGAAAAATCCCCACCCGATCCTCGACGTTGAGACGCTCAACCGCCTCCAGGGCATACATGTGGCTCACCCCGCAGGTAAAAAGGGTCAATTCGGGTGATTCCGGGCCGGTATAGGTGTTTTGACGACACGAGTCGAATTGCCGGCGCACGTTTTCCAGCTGCCCGTGGACCCGGGCATGAAAGCGCCCGGCCGTTATGAATCCAGGTGATTGGGGAAAAAAGGGTGCGGTCTGGGCGGCGTCGATGGGGCCTAAAGAGACGTTGCCGCGCGCATGACAAATGCGGGTCACCAGTCTCACGATCACCGGCAGGCCACATGATTCGGACAAATCGAACGCCCACGGCAGCATCTCCCGGGTGTCGGCCGGACTGCTCGGTTCGATCAGGGGCACGTGGGCGGGCGGCGCCAGATAGCGGGTGTCCTCTTCCTTGACGCTCGAGTGGGCGCCCGGATCGTCGGAGACGATCAGCACCAACCCGCCCTTGATGCCGGACAACGGCAGGGTGGTCAAAAAATCCATGGCCACGTTGAGCCCGTCGGCCTTCATGACGGACAGAGCCCGCCATCCGGCGAAAGAGGCGGCTGCAGCCACCTCCAGCGCCACCTTCTCATTGATCGACCATTCCGCGTAAATGCCACGTTGTTCGGCTACGGCGGCGAGGCATTCGAGAATTTGAACGGACGGCGATCCAGGGTAGGAAGCC
This Desulfatitalea tepidiphila DNA region includes the following protein-coding sequences:
- the pgaB gene encoding poly-beta-1,6-N-acetyl-D-glucosamine N-deacetylase PgaB codes for the protein MAFLIKTIWGLLALCFMISATAAGSAAAEDPGPGKVLILCYHSIQPQARSGDPYTLPQRRFVEQMEYLHAHGWQPVSLETLLAAREGKQRLPDKAVLLTFDDAYRSFHDFVVPVLRMYGFPSMLAVVGTWIENDPPEDLAEALMTWEQIRRVAADPLVTIASHTYDLHRSAQYTLQGNVGAVIGVRAYDPQSGTYETEARHRQKLHDDFKRQQDLFQRRIGRDPRAIVWPYGAFTAVSTAVAAENGMQMGFSLDKKKSGWAHLSNSGTLNRVMVINEPIDLFIYSLKQLGADPAPMRAVQVDLDLIYDPQSAEATDRNLGRVIDRLVAMKVNTVFLQAFADPQGDGDIRSVYFQNRVLPVRADIFGHAVHQIRIRGIDVYAWMPTLSLVFEDEAFNARFRVREHRNGQPKPSGSWYRRLTPFSQEVAQRVAMMFADMAAGAQIDGVLFQDDAYLTDYEDYHPLALEAFAAHMGRPISPDRLTDDDALSEQWMQFKTERLLTYTEQLAGAVRQHRPEAFFARNIYARLLTEPWAEGWFAQNFDLFLDGYDYVVVMAYPQMEKARRPISWLQDLAAAATRNRSVSKIVFKLQAYDWERERWLSDALLLEEMRAVLAAGIRHLAYYPDNLWEEKPHLPTVSLEMSTRNTVERE
- a CDS encoding tetratricopeptide repeat protein, which produces MPPAGFSLDAVARQVSSLVDRGEFEQALALLSPYRDQPAVYPTLASDFLVITLWSGRPADAVCQFEALPDSFPRRPYLLRNMAKAYFDLGRYGPAASLYAEVVALDPSDEIAIEGWGQALAAQGDLGAVRQALLTLNRSGGDPFRVDLLEARLAFFQELYIEFFEIHDRLISAYPEHADRIAKSRDDWVAGLSQERQTHLLQHLARAADEPDAPARAAEFHALCLVLAGQYQQASDRLNELVATSDLDLAQVPDDRLYWYAWAHFKAGRHRQAEEGFDTILRRNPASDRARIGRLFCLAALAKYDQARGELDRLTTRRVGDPELDYAQAYLFEKQGRFWDAVQVYDRMRENDPTNATIRRLRLRALADMGATSLAAREAVRDLPSDSDMQSGLELDAAADRIRWEEFDRAADDLSASREDPPFAYDHIVALNRAERNREATEAYEGLLAAGDGNVPPAWVRLAAADAYAAEEQPLRALEIYDGILREQPDLKEARLGRFYVLQTLRRWEEADAALKALEADTPARLTIDGVERPHPDHFELALIRAWYLAYQGRLAESEDAFEALHAQAPANMDARNGLAHIYLWRGWPRRALPTFNIIDTLDPSYQPSKTGRVAALERLAEKEAARETAAALVTKRPNNPHTRNTWRSLVVDQMEEWRTEAYGQWEDDDSYDTRIRTEISSPLGLKTRMLGFLLWRGTWYDGSSGEDDTSAYFRRVGVGLDHIVDADWRLRPSVSVNYNDGREPGASLRVDYTPTDRWLFGVFGDSFSTDVARRARAADIEASLVGADVTWRQSEWRQAGIAYTRSFFSDDNERDEIFMGCQQNLWVSGDWRMRIFLDGYATWNSKGDETVYFNPEQAWGGSVTHMTEQTLWDLYRKSFVHRLYVSAGISRQRGFDSDWAGSLRYEQHHAFSDRHVLQAGIAWGRNVYDGEAVYDISLDVEYQWRF
- a CDS encoding thiamine pyrophosphate-dependent enzyme, which translates into the protein MTTHLAWNADAPGKRCMLSGNEAAARGAIEAGIRVVASYPGSPSVQILECLAAVAEQRGIYAEWSINEKVALEVAAAASFAGWRALSVMKADGLNVAMDFLTTLPLSGIKGGLVLIVSDDPGAHSSVKEEDTRYLAPPAHVPLIEPSSPADTREMLPWAFDLSESCGLPVIVRLVTRICHARGNVSLGPIDAAQTAPFFPQSPGFITAGRFHARVHGQLENVRRQFDSCRQNTYTGPESPELTLFTCGVSHMYALEAVERLNVEDRVGIFRAATIWPLPETRVLEVLRRSRRILFLEEIEPFLEDQTMILAARHWDSLGPLSFLGKGSGDVPWVEKARGMGEMDPDIAAEAVARALGLAFNPVPDDLDERRRELPELPMPMRLPSFCAGCPHRASYWAIRTALAMDGREGLALGDIGCYALGVMPTGYQTIRTVHCMGSGVGLASGFGKFKSLGFRQPVVAVIGDSTFFHTGIPALINAKTTGADYLCIILDNGTTAMTGHQPHPGCGVGAMGDKTSALPITDLITSLGIPLTVADPYQVRETADIILKLLDVGGLQVLLLQRACALQAGKGEKKRRVRVDADRCLGDACGCGRLCSRVFSCPANTWDEATGRARIDEVLCVGCGVCTALCPQGAIIVEEE
- a CDS encoding indolepyruvate oxidoreductase subunit beta; this translates as MTLAFDPLNIIISGVGGQGNILASDLLSRTFCEAGYFVSVGETYGATQRGGSVVSHVRLSRRHAYGPLIPLNEAHLIVGFEPLEVYRILRGHGHPDARVVMNTRPFFPLETLQANSPYPSMDRLTDAIERICTELKVVQATELAKQAGNAQAQNVVMVGAFAGLNWVPLDKNRYLQPIEEIFSGTKLQVNRSAFELGYAAAL